In Trichoderma atroviride chromosome 2, complete sequence, one DNA window encodes the following:
- a CDS encoding uncharacterized protein (SECRETED:SignalP(1-25)) yields MEGALPGRFRLLLLLQLAVAYLTGAVYIDQQKPLGNKQPASPSTISVPLFASLERLARLVDVSYCLGTSGIRKPFQCLSRCNEFPELTLATTWSTGILFSDNCGFIAIDDGSEQQLLEANRNDVANEKHGAIVVAFRGTYSITNTIVDLGTIPQKYVPYPSPDDGGETPKKPSHECTNCTVHMGFLESWRSARDAVLPELKALRAQYPSRPIQVVGHSLGGAVACLAALELKVSLGWDDVTVTTFGEPRAGNAQFARFVDDVFDLNGTTDLEKRTYRRVTHVDDPVPLLPPSEFGYKSHSGEIFISKSSLSPSETDVHLCVGDEDPNCSAKDDSTMQSLLHRLLHFRWTTSSLQAYTERMSFPARLKLWQLFFAHRDYFWRLGLCVPGGDPTNWGRHPYEPHDEYL; encoded by the coding sequence ATGGAGGGGGCATTACCGGGCCGCTTCAGGCTATTGCTGCTCTTACAGCTCGCCGTTGCTTACCTCACGGGGGCTGTATATATCGACCAGCAGAAGCCGTTGGGCAACAAGCAGCCAGCATCTCCTTCGACCATCTCCGTACCGTTATTCGCGTCTCTCGAACGACTGGCTAGGCTTGTTGACGTGTCGTATTGCCTTGGCACTTCTGGCATTCGCAAACCGTTCCAGTGTCTCTCCCGATGCAACGAGTTCCCTGAGTTGACGTTGGCTACCACTTGGAGCACAGGCATTCTGTTCAGTGACAATTGTGGATTCATCGCCATTGACGATGGCTCAGAACAACAGCTTCTCGAAGCAAATCGAAACGATGTAGCGAATGAGAAGCATGGCGCTATAGTCGTTGCGTTCCGCGGGACTTACAGCATCACCAATACCATTGTTGATCTCGGCACCATCCCGCAAAAATACGTGCCATATCCATCCCcggatgatggaggagagacGCCAAAAAAGCCCAGCCACGAATGCACAAATTGCACCGTACACATGGGGTTCCTTGAGTCTTGGAGAAGCGCCCGGGATGCTGTTCTGCCAGAACTGAAGGCTCTCCGAGCCCAATACCCGTCTCGTCCTATTCAGGTCGTAGGCCATAGCCTTGGGGGAGCTGTGGCCTGCCTTGCGGCCCTGGAGCTGAAGGTATCCCTGGGCTGGGACGACGTAACGGTCACCACCTTTGGAGAGCCTCGCGCTGGCAATGCCCAATTTGCCCGTTTCGTGGATGACGTATTTGATCTCAATGGAACAACTGACCTTGAGAAGAGGACCTATCGACGAGTCACCCACGTTGACGACCCTGTGCCTTTGCTGCCACCGAGCGAATTCGGCTACAAGTCGCACAGCGGCGAAATATTCATTTCAAAGTCTTCTCTATCGCCATCCGAAACGGACGTGCACCTCTGCGTTGGTGACGAGGACCCCAACTGCAGTGCCAAAGATGACAGCACGATGCAGAGTCTGCTGCATCGCCTTCTCCATTTCCGCTGGACGACTAGCTCCTTACAGGCTTACACGGAGAGGATGAGCTTCCCAGCGCGATTAAAGCTATGGCAGCTGTTTTTTGCTCATCGGGATTATTTCTGGAGGCTCGGGCTATGCGTTCCTGGTGGCGACCCTACAAACTGGGGCCGACATCCGTATGAGCCTCACGATGAATACCTATAA